The following coding sequences lie in one Bacteroidota bacterium genomic window:
- the wecB gene encoding UDP-N-acetylglucosamine 2-epimerase (non-hydrolyzing), whose translation MPANTVLLCMGTRPEIIKMAPVYHALKASSLRPVVLHTGQHSDMAWPLYDFFEMTPDLALDLARERPTLGHLSARLLDTLDEVMVESEAVAMLVHGDTSSTLAAALAAFYAGIPVGHVEAGLRSHNGRDPFPEEKNREIVARLARWHFAPTSRAVGNLMREGCVPKHVHLVGNTIVDAAQRGLEAILDVPEQHEDSDALFDDDMAEWASRGRLVLVTAHRRENWGRPISEVAAAVGALAARHPGIRFLWPLHPNPAVRSAVAFGLQMGGMQTADRIRLSKPLSYPQMLWALRKSWLVMTDSGGIQEEAAALDRPVLVLRKTTERPELIEAGGGALVGTERYALEAWVNELITDEAFYGRMQCLENPYGDGKTAPRIAAILERDLARQPMAPSGMPGVSVVGPLDQRPTEVSAPDVPSLQPMHTVPTAA comes from the coding sequence ATGCCTGCCAACACCGTACTGCTCTGCATGGGCACTCGCCCAGAGATCATCAAGATGGCCCCCGTGTACCACGCGCTCAAGGCCAGCTCGCTTCGCCCCGTCGTGCTCCACACCGGTCAGCACAGCGACATGGCCTGGCCGCTCTACGACTTCTTCGAGATGACGCCCGACCTGGCGCTCGACCTGGCGCGGGAGCGCCCGACGCTCGGCCACCTCTCTGCCCGCCTGCTCGACACGCTCGACGAGGTCATGGTCGAGTCTGAGGCCGTTGCCATGCTGGTGCACGGCGACACGTCCTCGACGCTCGCCGCGGCCCTGGCGGCGTTCTACGCGGGCATCCCGGTCGGCCACGTCGAGGCCGGGCTGCGCTCGCACAACGGCCGCGACCCGTTCCCGGAGGAGAAGAACCGCGAGATCGTCGCGCGCCTCGCCCGGTGGCACTTCGCCCCGACCTCCCGCGCCGTCGGGAATCTGATGCGTGAAGGCTGCGTCCCGAAGCACGTCCACCTCGTCGGCAACACGATCGTCGACGCCGCGCAGCGCGGGCTGGAGGCGATCCTCGACGTTCCTGAGCAGCACGAGGACTCCGACGCGCTCTTCGACGACGACATGGCCGAGTGGGCCAGCCGGGGCCGCCTCGTGCTCGTGACGGCGCACCGGCGCGAGAACTGGGGCCGTCCGATCAGCGAGGTCGCCGCGGCCGTCGGCGCGCTCGCGGCGCGGCACCCGGGCATCCGGTTCCTGTGGCCGCTCCACCCGAACCCGGCCGTGCGCTCGGCCGTCGCCTTCGGCCTCCAGATGGGCGGCATGCAGACGGCCGACCGCATCCGGCTCAGCAAGCCGCTGTCGTACCCTCAGATGCTCTGGGCGCTGCGCAAGTCGTGGCTCGTCATGACGGACTCTGGCGGCATCCAGGAGGAGGCTGCCGCGCTCGACCGGCCGGTCCTCGTTCTGCGCAAGACCACCGAGCGGCCCGAACTGATCGAGGCCGGTGGCGGGGCGCTCGTCGGCACGGAGCGCTACGCCCTGGAAGCCTGGGTCAACGAACTCATCACCGACGAGGCGTTCTACGGCCGGATGCAGTGCCTCGAGAACCCGTACGGCGATGGCAAGACGGCACCGCGCATCGCCGCGATTCTGGAGCGCGACCTCGCCCGCCAGCCGATGGCCCCCAGCGGGATGCCCGGCGTCAGCGTCGTCGGCCCCCTGGACCAACGGCCGACCGAAGTCAGCGCGCCGGACGTGCCTTCGCTGCAGCCGATGCACACGGTCCCCACGGCGGCCTAG